TCCCACAGGCCTCGCCACCGTTGTCTGGTTCAAGGCCATGGAGCGCACCAGCCCCACCTTCACCACTATGTCCAACTACCTGGTGCCCGTCTTTGCTTTGGGCTTCGGCGCGTTGATGCTTGGCGAGCACGTGGGCTGGAACGTACTCGTGGCCCTGCTGCTGGTACTGGCGGGAATCTTCGTGAGCCGGATCAGGCCGGCCTGACAACCAGCCAGCGTTAAGCCGCTGCCTTGGAAATGACGCCGCACAGGTCGTCGACGATGGTCGAGACCAGCTTGCCGTCATCACCTTCCGCCATCACGCGGATCAGGGGCTCGGTGCCCGACGGGCGGATCACGAGGCGGCCCTGGTTGCCGAGACGCGCTTCGGCGTCCCGAATGGCATCCTTCACCAGCGAGTCGCCCAGGGGATTGCCGCCCTTGAACTTCACGTTCTTGAGAACTTGTGGCAGCGGTTCGAAGAGGCTGCACACTTCGCTCACCGGCTTGCCCTGCCGCACGACTTCGGCCAGCACCTGCAAGGCCGCCAGCAATCCATCACCCGTCGTTGCGTAGTCCGAGAGCACGATATGTCCGGACTGTTCACCGCCCACGTTGAAGCCATGCCCGCGCATGTGCTCCACCACATAGCGGTCGCCCACTTTGGTGCGGGCCAGCGCCAGCTTCTGTGTTTCGAGGAAGCGTTCCAGCGCCAGGTTGGACATGATGGTGGCCACGAGGCCGCCACCCTTCAGGTTGCCACGTTGGGCCCAGCTCGTGGCAACGAGCGCCATGATCTGGTCGCCGTCGATGACGCGGCCCTTTTCGTCGGCGATGATCACCCGGTCGGCGTCGCCGTCGAGCGCGATGCCGATATCGGCGCGCAATTCGCGCACCTTCTCGCACATCACTTCCGGATGTGTTGAACCGCATTCGTCATTGATGTTGGTGCCGTTGGGATCGTTGCCGATCTCGATGATTTCAGCGCCCAGTTCCCACAGCGCGGTGGGGGCCGTCTTGTAGGCAGCCCCATTGGCCGTATCGATCACGATCCGCATGCCGTCGAGATTGCTCTCGCCCGGATAGGTGCGCTTGGCGAATTCGATGTAGCGCGCGCCTGCGTCCTCGATCCGCTTGGCGCGGCCGATTTCGGAAGGACCCGCGAGCGAGATCTTTCCCGGATTGTCGATCAGGTCTTCGATGCGAAGTTCCTGGGCATCCGACAGCTTGTAGCCATCCGGCCCGAAAATCTTGATGCCGTTGTCCGAGAACGGATTGTGCGAGGCGGAAATCATCACGCCAAGGTCGGCGCGCATGGAGCGGGTCAGCATGGCTACCGCCGGCGTCGGCACCGGTCCGAGCAGGAACACATCCATGCCGGCCGCGAGCAATCCCGCCGTCAGGGCCTGCTCGATCATGTAGCCCGAAAGCCGCGTATCCTTGCCGATCACGACGCGGTGGCGGTGTTCGCCCCTGCCGTAGATGTGTCCGGCGGCCATGCCGATCCGCATCACCACGTCGGGAGACATCGCCCCCACGTTGGCCCGGCCACGCACACCATCAGTCCCAAAATACTTGCGAGTCATGATTTTCCCCAATCCGGTCCCGGCATAATAGCAGAACCTAAATGTCTGCTGAATCGGGATGCAAGGCCGCGGTAAACACCGCCAACGCGTCGCGTGTGGCCTTTACATCATGAAGCCTCAGGATGTGAGCTCCGGCCAGGGCTGCCTGCAGCGCCCCGCCCACCGAGCCGTTGACCCTGTTTCCGGCCGTTTTTTCACCTGTGAGGGCTCCCAGGAAGCCCTTGCGCGACACCCCCACCAGCAGGGGCACACCAAGTCCGTGGAAAACCGTCAGCCCCGCCATCACATCGAGGTTCTGGCGGAAAGTCTTTCCGAATCCGATGCCGGGATCGATGGCAATCATGGCGCGGGGTATGCCCGCCGACTCCGCCGCCGCTACCCGGCCTTCCAGCATATCGTAGACATCGAGCAGCACATCGTCGTAGCGGGGTTGCAGTTGCATGGTCTTGGGCTCGCCCTGGGCATGCATCAGCACCACCGGCACCCG
The nucleotide sequence above comes from Hyphomicrobiales bacterium. Encoded proteins:
- a CDS encoding phosphoglucosamine mutase, which encodes MTRKYFGTDGVRGRANVGAMSPDVVMRIGMAAGHIYGRGEHRHRVVIGKDTRLSGYMIEQALTAGLLAAGMDVFLLGPVPTPAVAMLTRSMRADLGVMISASHNPFSDNGIKIFGPDGYKLSDAQELRIEDLIDNPGKISLAGPSEIGRAKRIEDAGARYIEFAKRTYPGESNLDGMRIVIDTANGAAYKTAPTALWELGAEIIEIGNDPNGTNINDECGSTHPEVMCEKVRELRADIGIALDGDADRVIIADEKGRVIDGDQIMALVATSWAQRGNLKGGGLVATIMSNLALERFLETQKLALARTKVGDRYVVEHMRGHGFNVGGEQSGHIVLSDYATTGDGLLAALQVLAEVVRQGKPVSEVCSLFEPLPQVLKNVKFKGGNPLGDSLVKDAIRDAEARLGNQGRLVIRPSGTEPLIRVMAEGDDGKLVSTIVDDLCGVISKAAA